In Cotesia glomerata isolate CgM1 linkage group LG3, MPM_Cglom_v2.3, whole genome shotgun sequence, one genomic interval encodes:
- the LOC123260901 gene encoding SWI/SNF-related matrix-associated actin-dependent regulator of chromatin subfamily B member 1: MALRTYGDKPISFQVEENGEYYCIGSEVGNYLRLFRGSLYKRYPGMYRRSITNEERKKLVELGLSQHVLASSVSLLRASEVEDIIEGNDEKYKAVSVHSTELPAPREGKTKKSMAWVPSLPNSSHLDAVPQATPINRNRVHNKKVRTFPLCFDDTDPSVNLENALQQEMLVPIRLDMEIEGQKLRDTFTWNKNESLITPEQFAEVLCDDLDLNPLTFVPAIAQAIRQQIDAFPQETILDDQCDQRVIIKLNIHVGNTSLVDQVEWDMSEKENNPEKFAMKLCAELGLGGEFVTAIAYSVRGQLSWHQRTYAFSEAPLPTVEVPFRPPSEADQWAPFLETLTDAEMEKKIRDQDRNTRRMRRLANTTPGW, encoded by the exons ATGGCTTTACGTACGTACGGTGACAAACCAATAAGTTTTCAAGTTGAAGAAAATGGAGAGTATTATTGTATTGGGTCGGAAGTCGGTAATTACTTGCGACTTTTTCGCGGGTCATTATATAAACGTTACCCTGGAATGTACCGAAGATCTATAACTAATGAGGagcgaaaaaaattagttgagTTGGGATTGAGTCAGCATGTACTAGCATCAAGCGTTTCTTTGTTGAGAGCAAGTGAAGTTGAAGACATTATTGAGGGTAACGATGAGAAATATAAAGCTGTTTCGGTTCATTCCACTGAGCTTCCAGCACCACGAGAaggaaaaactaaaaaatcaatgGCTTGGGTACCTAGTTTGCCAAATAGTTCTCACTTGGACGCTGTACCTCAAGCAACTCCGATCAATCGCAATAGAGttcacaataaaaaagttagaACTTTTCCACTGTG ctTTGATGATACCGACCCATCAGTTAATCTTGAGAATGCTCTTCAGCAAGAAATGCTTGTTCCTATTCGTTTAGATATGGAAATTGAAGGACAAAAACTTCGTGATACATTCACGTGGAATAaaaatg aaagttTAATAACTCCAGAGCAATTTGCAGAAGTTTTATGCGATGATTTGGATTTAAACCCTTTGACATTTGTACCAGCAATAGCACAAGCAATTAGACAACAGATTGATGCATTCCCTCAGGAAACTATTTTAGATGACCAGTGTGATCAACGtgttatcattaaattaaacattcaTGTAGGTAATACATCGCTAGTTGATCAAGTTGAGTGGGACATGTCGGAAAAGGAAAATAATCCTGAAAAATTTGCTATGAAGCTTTGCGCTGAGTTAGGTCTCGGTGGTGAATTTGTCACTGCTATTGCTTAcag tgTACGAGGACAATTATCTTGGCATCAAAGAACTTATGCTTTCTCTGAAGCTCCATTACCCACAGTTGAAGTTCCGTTTAGACCACCTTCTGAAGCAGATCAATGGGCACCATTCTTAGAAACACTTACCGATGCTGAAATGGAAAAGAAAATACGAGATCAAGACAGAAATACTCG GCGTATGCGACGACTAGCCAATACTACACCAGGATGGTAA
- the LOC123260896 gene encoding signal peptide peptidase-like 3, translated as MATNQVDYQWAYSIMDSSRVSTFLISILLIVYGSFRSLNMEQEAREREKEKERKNLLSGIVSGTGGADSSASSGVQTLDTMHALCLPLGASISLLIMFFFFDSMQMLFAICTAIIATVALAFLLLPMCQYIIRPCSDGNKISFGVCGRFTSAELLSFSLSVSIVCIWVLTGHWLLMDAMGMGLCVAFIAFVRLPSLKVSTLLLTGLLIYDVFWVFFSSYIFSTNVMVKVATRPADNPVGLVARRLHLGGVAREAPKLSLPGKLVFPSMHQAGHFSMLGLGDVVMPGLLLCFVLRYDAYKKSQLIPGGCEAGVPPPRHLGRISYFHCSLIGYFLGLLTATVSSEVFKAAQPALLYLVPFTLLPLLTMAYLKGDLRRMWSEPFITHPQTKHMDV; from the exons ATGGCCACTAATCAAGTTGATTATCAGTG ggCTTATTCCATTATGGATTCGTCTAGAGTATCCACTTTCCTGATTTCGATTTTGCTAATCGTTTATGGAAGTTTTCGATCTCTTAATATGGAACAAGAAGcgagagaaagagagaaagaaaaagagcgaAAAAATTTGCTCAGTGGAATAGTTAGTGGTACTGGTGGTGCCGATAGTTCTGCTAGTTCTGGTGTACAAACTCTGGATACCATGCACGCTCTTTGTTTACCTCTTGGTGCTTCCATATCTCTACTTAtcatgtttttcttttttgataGTATGCAAATGCTGTTTGCTATTTGCACAGCAA TTATTGCGACGGTCGCACTAGCATTTCTTCTTCTACCTATGTGTCAGTATATCATACGACCGTGTTCCGATGGAAACAAAATATCATTTGGAGTTTGCGGGAGGTTTACCAGTGCTGAGTTGTTATCATTCTCACTTAGTGTCAGTATAGTATGTATTTGGGTATTGACAGGACACTGGTTACTGATGGACGCAATGGGTATGGGTTTATGTGTCGCTTTCATAGCATTTGTAAGACTACCCAGTCTGAAGGTATCTACACTGTTACTCACTGGATTACTTATTTACGACGTTTTCTGGGTTTTCTTTTCATCTTATATATTTAGTACAAACGTCATGGTTAAG gtagCCACTAGGCCAGCCGATAATCCCGTTGGACTCGTAGCAAGACGATTACATCTTGGTGGAGTTGCACGTGAAGCTCCTAAGCTTTCTTTACCTGGCAAACTGGTTTTCCCATCAATGCATCAAGCCGGCCACTTCTCAATGCTCGGTCTTGGTGACGTTGTTATGCCTGGGCTTTTACTATGCTTTGTCTTACGTTACGATGCTTATAAAAAAAGCCAACTAATTCCCGGTGGTTGTGAAGCTGGAGTACCACCTCCAAGACATCTTGGTCGTATCAGTTACTTCCACTGTTCACTCATCGGTTATTTTCTTGGTCTACTCACTGCCACAGTAAGCTCTGAGGTTTTTAAAGCTGCGCAGCCCGCATTACTTTATCTCGTACCGTTTACGCTTTTGCCGTTACTTACGATGGCATATCTTAag gggGATTTAAGAAGAATGTGGAGTGAACCATTTATAACTCATCCGCAAACAAAACATATGGATGTTTGA
- the LOC123260900 gene encoding calcium release-activated calcium channel protein 1-like has translation MSSDHSSNYLSNKDLTSTVEMSPNNSETGIVISSSDKRGRINEETVSGKCSKSTQIDFWQMNWRQTPSYNQVSRNRPLSAGFLSKSHLYSNSNCSIGNSSKSLLYSSQSEVTLSPLKSPKVGNNNNSGKFVAIDIAKISNSPFTTTSSYSTNNLSANHSYCANCCNCNYNNGMSSHSPNLQQNESEGPQGLSWRRLHMSRAKLKATATTSELLSGFAMVAMVELQINEPTEVPEWLFVMFAVCTTVLVSVHIFALMISTYLLPNIEAISKLQISRLITESPHERMRGFIELAWAFSTVLGLFLFLVEIAILCWVKFWDYSFMAAMASTIIVIPVLIVFVAFAVHFYHSLVVFKCEASVTDMEELESIKKHLDNVAVNQSSV, from the exons atgtcGAGTGACCATTCGAGTAATTACTTAAGTAATAAAGATCTAACGAGTACCGTTGAGATGAGTCCGAATAATTCCGAGACTGGAATAGTAATAAGTAGTAGTGATAAACGAGGACGTATTAATGAAGAAACAGTCAGTGGTAAATGCAGTAAGTCAACACAAATCGATTTTTGGCAGATGAATTGGAGACAAACGCCAAGTTATAATCAAGTGTCGAGAAATAGGCCACTTTCAGCTGGATTTTTATCTAAATCACACTTATACAGCAATTCTAATTGCTCTATTGGCAATAGTTCCAAAAGTTTATTGTATTCTTCCCAAAGTGAAGTTACTTTGTCGCCATTAAAGTCTCCGAAAgttggtaataataataattccgGTAAATTTGTTGCAATAGATATTGCTAAAATATCTAATTCACCTTTCACTACTACTTCGTCATACTCAACCAATAATTTGTCTGCTAATCATTCTTATTGTGCTAATTgctgtaattgtaattataataatggaATGTCTAGTCATTCACCGAACTTACAACAAAATGAATCAGAAGGTCCTCAAGGGTTGTCGTGGCGAAGACTTCATATGAGTCGAGCTAAACTAAAAGCAACTGCTACTACTTCAGAATTACTCAGTGGATTTGCTATG GTAGCAATGGTTGAACTTCAAATAAACGAACCAACAGAAGTACCTGAATGGCTTTTTGTAATGTTCGCTGTCTGCACAACAGTATTAGTATCCGTACATATTTTTGCATTAATGATAAGCACTTATTTATTACCAAATATTGAAGCTATTAGTAAACTTCAAATATCACGTTTAATAACCGAGTCACCTCATGAACGAATGAGAGGTTTTATTGAATTAGCCTGGGCATTTTCAACGGTCCTTGGACTATTTCTATTTCTCGTTGAAATTGCAATATTGTGCTGggttaaattttgggattattCATTTATGGCCGCGATGGCTAGCACCATTATTGTAATTCCTGTATTAATTGTATTTGTTGCGTTTGCCGTACATTTTTATCACTCATTAGTTGTTTTCAAGTGCGAAGCGTCTGTGACTGATATGGAAGAACTAGAGagtattaaaaaacatttagaTAATGTTGCTGTTAATCAAAGTTCtgtttga